The window gtgtgtgtgtgtgtgtgtgtccttctcTGTGTTGGCGGTGTGTTTTCTCACACTAAATGTTTGAAGTATTTGAAAGTGACACTACAGTGCACACACCAGTGAcgtttcctttttattttttgtcttcatAAAGCCTTTTTGGAAACTTTACACCTGTTGCTTACACAgtcaaatgcacacacattcgTTTTATGCTCACCAGCAGCGGAGGAATCCAAAGAGCTGTCTCAATAATGGGCATACTATAGGTAGGCAGCCAGCATGCATCATCAGTGCAGGGCATTCGTTCACGTTGGCGTCTGAAATATCTTCAGTTATATGAGTTCTCTTAGAATAAACCGGAAagtcccactctctctctctctctctgcttctgtcagtcagtgtgagcCGTCCTGCCACCAGCTTGCTTTTGCTGATGTGCATGTTAGAGATGCAggggatggacaaaataacaggaacagaTACTACAATATAATGCCATCCAGTGTAAaagccctgcaataaatacgGCCGTTGTGAAGCTTATAATGTAACATTTTTGAGACAGTGTCAGAGAGGTGTTCGCTCAGCTCTCAGCTGTGAAGCCAATTTATGAGCTTTACAGTTACATATTTGCTGTATTTATTGCACACTGCAATAAATATCCACTTTTCAAGCCACTTGTTTGCTCATTAAGAATTAAACTCTATAATATAATTAGCTTGCCAGCCAGGAGAAATCTCATTaccctgaaaacaaatgaaaaatgtgccaGTGGCATGGGATcattctgcttgtttttcagcCTAGTCCACTTTATTTCACTGATTTTCGGTTGTTTAAGGAAACTTGAGATTTGAATCTGTTATATTGAAGTAAATTACTTGTTAGGTCGGACATGTATGCTGTTTGTTTACCAAGGATTTGCAAGCCTCTGTAAATTCTGAATGTGCCGTTTCACATAGAAATGGTGCAGCCATGTTGCGGGAATGCTACCCAGCATCCCTGCCAACACCACTCCTGTAGCTTTAGTGCCAATATAACAGATgaaaaatatgtacatattaAAGTCAGTCATTATAGCTTGTCAGTGCTTCATTGCTGTTTTGGTGTCAGTTTGTGCCGCTGCAACCAGAATCTCATTTCTCTCATTAATAATTTTAGTCATATGTTCAAACACTTTTATTTCTAATGAATGACTCAGTTGTTGGACACATTGTGTGGTTTGTTTAGTTTACCAAGCGCACATTCCTGagcttgtttttgcttcagtATATCAACACTGTATATGACTCACACTACATGGCTCTAATTCAACTGCTGTAATGTTCCAAAGCTCACAAAGACCACAAAGTACTGCAGCATGTTGTGCATTAGTTAGTTTATGCGTCCGTATGACTCTTCATGTTCACGCTGTTGGGTAAGTTTGTGTGGACAAAattgaaagtgtgtttttaagtaGAGCTCTGGTCACTGGACTTTTCCATTACATACATCACCAGGAAgtccttcactgtgtgtgtttgctttgctttttgagCCTTCCAAAGCCAACATGATCGACACTCCTCTTAATCTGGTGTATATAAACATTATGACATCTTCATCATTCATTTAAGGCCTACACGTGCTTTACTTGTCTTAGcaacttgctcagattttgagGAAGCGGAAGCTGGACAATATACACTGCTACATGAGAACATGGGTGTGGCCAAGCTAAAGACCAAACACCCAACAAAGGCTTAATATAAGAGCCCAGACGGAGAACTGTGCAAACTGAGGCAGATGAAATGGCAGCGCAACCAGTCAACGTGCTTATCACTGGAGCCAACAGAGGCTTAGGCCTGGAAATGGTTAAGCAAATGATGGAGGCCCACCATCCAGTGAAAAAGCTGTTTGCCTGTTGCAGAGACCCAGATGGACCAAAGGCTGAGGTGAGTCTTTATCTCCTCTGTGCCTAATTGTATTTTTACTCCCTAAATTCTGGACTGAAAAAAAGATTTGCAAAGTCGCAGTGATTGATAGGACTCAGAGGAAGCATGAATGCTGCGTTGATAAAAGTGAATCCAAGTGATCGACAGCGTGTGGGATTCTTTGCTTCCTCTGGATTcaaacttttcttctttgtgtatTGACAGGCCTTGCGAACGCTGGCGGAGAAGCATCCTAACGTCATCGACATCATCCGTCTGGGTATGAGCTCTCCGTTCCTCTGTTATAGTCTATTAACCTCCCTGTCCTGCTGCCATGTCCACACCGGCCTTGACCCTATGAATAGCACCGTGTTGTGATCTTTATCTGACTGTCTGACTATTGACTGCCACTGGTGCTCcactgtctttctccctctgtcagaTGCCACTGACCTTAGTAACATAAAGCAGTGCGGCCAGCAGGTGGGCTCTGTGGTGGGGACAGAGGGTCTCAACCTGCTGATTAACAACGCAGGGTTCCTGGACAAAAGCATCCTGCAGGAGGCCACTCCCGAGGGCATGCAGAATTCTTTCAACACCAACGTCATGGGCCCTATGTTCATCATTAAAGTAAGGAAATGGGAAAGTGTCATGTTTGAAAGCTTCAATACTGCATATTTTTCAGTTAAAAGGAAGGAAATCGGGTGATGCCACCTGCACATTGAAagttttttcctcttgctgACTTTCTGGCATGTGGTCATCATCAGGAGTTCCTGCCTCACCTTCGTGCAGCAGCGAAGGCCAGTAAGACGCCAGGGATGTCCAGCAGGAAAGCAGCAGTCGTCTGTATCTCCTCATCACTGGGTTCAGTGGACTCTGTCAAAGCGTCATACTCCTACTTCCCTGCCATCTCCTACCGCATCAGCAAGGTAAGCAACAACCTGCTAACAGGGTGACCTGCGACTCAAAGGCTTCATCTCACATTTGTCAAGCGACACTGTTCACCCATCGCCTCACCAATCGCCCTGTCCCCtcattttcctccctcctttctcctctcaggcCGGTCTGAACATGCTGGCAGCgtgtgctgcagaggagctgaggaCGGATGAGatcctgttttctttgctgcacCCTGGCTGGGTGCGCACCGACAtgggtggagaggaggtgagTCAGCAGTTTTCACTGACCTCACAGGTCCAGTCATAAAggagacaataaaacaattGCAGAGGAACCACAGTCCGCTCTGAATGATGAGTTTACATTATTAAATGAGAAGCACAATGTTAACATCATGTACGATTTCACGCAGTCGTTTTGAGATCACATTGCAGGTTTTCAGGTCACAGGTTTTGCTCAGAGCTGATTTTTAGGTTGAAGTCTTCACATTCCTAATACGCATCTGATACCACTTTGAGCAAGTAATCCACCTGTAGTAATCCAGATACTCAGAGCAATGCCAAAGCAGGATTATCAAGTTTAGACAGGTACCTGTTACAAAATACATCATGAAACTcatttttgcaaatcatcattATACAGCACAGAAACACGTTCAGAAAGTTTTCTTTTACAGATTCAAAACCAGTTCACCAGGATGTAGCACAACTACTCCCACAGCTACACACATCGGCCTTACTTGCTCATTCTGCTTTGTGAAGTAACCGTTGGGGGATGCTTACGCAGAAGTCTAAACAGCAAAGTTTGGCCACTTTGATTAAAtttgctgcagcctgctggtgtCATCACACAGCTTCAGCGTTTCATTGGCGGGATAACTGCTTTAGAATATTGATCCTTGTAAAATGGAGAGCACTGCCTTGTTTTATTCAAGCATTTAACTTCTTTAAGTTAGTTTCGAGCCTTTAAAGTTCGcaatttcttttatttaccAGGACCCTGAACAGCCATCTCGTCTCATATATTCTTGTATTGATGCATCATTTTAAATAAGTTTGCAGCACGATTGCAGGCGTGCTCCATGCTTCCACTCCCAAACACAGAGTGATCATTTGCGATGAGACTGTTCAGACTGAGGCCACAAATCAGATGTGGCTCACATATGAAGGTGATGCAGGTCAGGCCTGATAATCACAGAAGCTGAAAAGGTTGTGCTTGCAATTATGAAGTCATGATTTAATTATTCCATTATCTCCAGATAGCAAAGCTCAGTTTCTCACGATCAAGGGTTAATTTATCTTGTtatctcaaacacacaaaaggccATACCTCCTGTTCTTACTCATAAAGGTCATTAGAGATCAGGAGTGCCATGCCAGCATGCATAGACAGTAACACATCTGCTTTAAAATGACCACAGTATGTAAGCCATAATGTAAATACCCTCATATCAAATCACTATCTTCTATCTATCGTCACTCTCATCTATCTTATGAAGCGGTTTTCTTGAGATAAGATAATCTCAATATCTCGAGAAGTTGGCCTTCTCCACATAAGGGGATAAACTAACCTGTTACCACATGACAATGAGCTTTATTATCTCGTGATCATTCAATAATTGTGATAATTATTTGTCCTTATCATTCATTACTGATAACAGCATTGAATAAATAATTGCAAGCACAACTGCTCTTGGCTTTCGTAGGAAAGCGCAGAttgagtgttgtttttattgttttatagtgacactgaaaaacagttttAGGTCACATTTGAGGGGGAAAAAGGCAGATCTGAACCACTTACATCACTGTGAGTGTGACTGAAGCTGTAGAGTCTATAACAGGTTTGTTGGTGGATTGGATTGGCTGTCTTTTTCTGAACTCAGTGAGGAGAACTGATCCTTCCTGTTAACTCTGTGTTATTTCCGGCCACCAGGGGGAGATTGACGCTCCGGAGAGTGTGCAGGGGATGCTTGACGTGATGGCTTCCCTGACGGAGAAGCAGAGTGGAACCTTCCTGGATTATAAAGGCAAAAACATCCCCTGGTAGCTTCAAACACTCACGCTCTGCTTCTTAAACTGCAGTCAATCACTGAATGAACCCACGTGAAATAAACCAATACCTGTCAAATACTTTGCTTGCATCGTGCGCTTTTTACACACGTACATGCACTGACACCACCTGCGTAAATAACTGAATCACAATGGGTGACTTCTTACATTTGAAAGACGCTTATACGTCCTCTGTGAGGTCAAATCACCACGAGGCACTGTTCCACACAGCCACCTTGGCGGGGCAGATCTTAAGCGGGTTGGGGTTGTTGCCGTTGATGTTGGCTCCAGGGCAGAAGAAGGGGTACATCTTCTCAGTGAAGAAGTCGGTGAAGGTGTAGATGGGCGTCATGCTGACAGGATTGGAGAAGGCCACCTCTCCAGAGTCGTAGTCCAGCTGCACCCTGACTCGGGTCAGCTCTCCCTCCAGGTGCAGCGGGGTGCTGGGTCTCGTCATGGCCGAGTACTCGCCTTCGTAGTGCGAGATCATCCAAAAGCCGCCCTCGGGACAGCCCGAGATGCGGCCTTTCCTGTCGATGGACTCCTTGACCACGCCGAGCATCCAGTCCGCTTTGTcgcccacctccacctcccaggcGTGGCGGCCCGAAGTGAAGCCCTCTGAGCCCAGCACGAACACAAAGTGGCCGAAACGTTCGGGATTGGCCgggagctgctggagggatCCCCTGTTGGTGACGCTGGTCAGGTCTGGGGAGAGGGACAACCACGAGTAGGCAGTGTTGGGGTCCAGGGTGATGGGTGctgacagggaaagagaaaaaccAGATGGTGATTTAGTAATGTACACAAAAGTTAATTCCTGTCAAAACTCAAGGCACACCGCTTCGTTTCAGTCCAAACATTTCAGAGCAACCACCACTGATGCCTCCATATTGACCACATCTGGTCTTCCTCAGGGTCAAAACAATTGACTGAATAACAGTGATAGTGAGCGCTTACTGTACTGAACCAGGTCCACCATCTTCTCCCACACATGGTATTTGAGGGAACTGATGTGCTTGGCCACATCTATGAGAGCACCTGACACTTTTCCCGGATCCCTCTGTGGGATCTGTGCTCTGTGAGAAGAAAACCACACACAGGAATCAACATACACTGAACAACCAATGAGCTGAATGTGgtagaaacagaagcagaagattaaaaaagttaccttttctttgtgtttgcataatTCTGAAATCGAAAGACAGAGCATTACGAACTGTGTGCACGATGGGATGaattcagagagaaatgaataaaagacTCTCTTACCTTAAGGAAG of the Chaetodon auriga isolate fChaAug3 chromosome 16, fChaAug3.hap1, whole genome shotgun sequence genome contains:
- the LOC143333817 gene encoding C-signal-like; the protein is MAAQPVNVLITGANRGLGLEMVKQMMEAHHPVKKLFACCRDPDGPKAEALRTLAEKHPNVIDIIRLDATDLSNIKQCGQQVGSVVGTEGLNLLINNAGFLDKSILQEATPEGMQNSFNTNVMGPMFIIKEFLPHLRAAAKASKTPGMSSRKAAVVCISSSLGSVDSVKASYSYFPAISYRISKAGLNMLAACAAEELRTDEILFSLLHPGWVRTDMGGEEGEIDAPESVQGMLDVMASLTEKQSGTFLDYKGKNIPW